Proteins from a single region of Corallincola holothuriorum:
- the rbfA gene encoding 30S ribosome-binding factor RbfA: MANSNRVFRVGQQVQQAIAMILQREIRDDRLGMVTVSDVEMSRDLAYAKVFVTFLFDEQEKIDGAMAALEDHKKMIRMLLGSAVKLRVTPEVKFQFDKSLVEGMRLSSLASQAVKNDELRRGEDKKDESEE; the protein is encoded by the coding sequence ATGGCAAATTCCAACCGCGTGTTTCGCGTTGGACAGCAGGTACAGCAAGCCATTGCAATGATCCTTCAACGCGAGATCCGCGATGATCGATTGGGTATGGTCACCGTGTCTGATGTCGAAATGTCCCGAGATCTGGCCTATGCCAAGGTGTTTGTCACCTTCCTGTTTGATGAACAGGAGAAGATTGATGGCGCAATGGCAGCGCTGGAAGATCATAAGAAAATGATACGCATGCTGCTAGGCAGTGCGGTGAAACTGCGTGTCACGCCTGAAGTTAAGTTTCAATTTGATAAGTCATTAGTGGAAGGGATGCGTCTCTCTAGTTTGGCTTCTCAAGCAGTAAAAAACGATGAACTTCGTCGTGGTGAAGATAAGAAAGACGAGAGCGAAGAGTAA
- the folP gene encoding dihydropteroate synthase yields MYRIKFSDRCLVLKAPQVMGILNVTPDSFSDGGKYGQLDAALRQAEAMVAAGATFIDIGGESTRPGADAVSVDQELVRVIPVIEAVKANLDVLVSLDTSKAEVISQGISAGADLINDVRALQAPGALQAVAASRVPVCLMHMQGEPRTMQDTPQYGDLISDIRHFFEDRIDECVNAGIERSRILIDPGFGFGKSGDHNYQLLNQLDQFHELDRPLLVGLSRKSMIGQVLNNDISERVIGSVAGAVIAAMKGCHIVRVHDVKETVEAMNIVRATLQESV; encoded by the coding sequence GTGTATCGGATTAAATTTTCAGATCGCTGCTTGGTATTAAAAGCGCCTCAGGTCATGGGAATACTTAATGTAACGCCCGACTCTTTTTCTGATGGCGGTAAGTATGGCCAGTTGGATGCGGCACTCAGGCAAGCTGAGGCGATGGTAGCTGCAGGCGCGACATTTATTGATATCGGAGGAGAGTCGACACGTCCGGGTGCCGACGCCGTCTCTGTGGACCAAGAGCTAGTTCGTGTGATCCCAGTGATTGAGGCTGTAAAGGCGAATTTGGATGTTTTGGTCTCGCTTGATACCAGTAAGGCTGAGGTGATAAGTCAAGGCATTTCAGCGGGTGCGGATCTGATCAACGATGTTCGCGCATTACAAGCCCCTGGCGCATTGCAGGCGGTTGCTGCAAGTCGCGTTCCTGTGTGTCTTATGCACATGCAAGGGGAGCCCCGTACAATGCAGGATACCCCGCAGTATGGGGACTTAATCTCTGATATCCGCCATTTTTTCGAAGACCGTATTGATGAATGCGTGAATGCAGGTATCGAGCGTAGTCGAATTCTTATCGATCCCGGGTTTGGTTTCGGAAAAAGTGGCGATCACAATTACCAGTTACTTAATCAGTTGGATCAGTTTCATGAACTTGATCGTCCACTATTGGTCGGATTATCTCGTAAGAGCATGATCGGCCAGGTGCTCAACAATGATATTTCTGAACGTGTGATTGGCAGTGTTGCCGGTGCTGTTATTGCGGCAATGAAAGGCTGTCACATCGTCAGAGTACATGATGTCAAAGAAACCGTTGAGGCTATGAATATAGTGCGAGCAACGCTACAGGAGAGTGTTTAG
- the infB gene encoding translation initiation factor IF-2 — protein MAEVTVNKLASEINTPVDRLLQQFADAGMVKSESDSVTEDEKQALLSHLHKQHGGDAGEPKRMTLRRTTKSTLSVPSGGAGGKAKAVQVEVRKKRTYVKRSAVEEQARQEAEEKARLEAEQAAAAEAQRKAEEEAKRKEEEAARKAEDAKRKEEEAKRKAEDAKRRAAEEANKSPEERAAEEASRQEEAALKAKQDEELRRKAEAEADAKAEEAKRLAEENSERWKKEEEARKAKEKEDVHLHSNRYAQEAEDKQDEQAEQRSRRRKKKKAQPAVSHRGRRGGRNTPAPTALQHGFTKPAAPVERDVRIGEAITVAELANKMAVKGAEVVKTMMKMGAMATINQVIDQETAALVCEEMGHKVVLVKENELEEQVMAAATSDAGEAITRAPVVTIMGHVDHGKTSLLDYIRNAKVADGEAGGITQHIGAYHVETDNGMVTFLDTPGHAAFTSMRARGAKATDIVVLVVAADDGVMPQTKEAVQHARAADVPIVVAVNKIDKEEADPDRVKNELAQLDVLPEDWGGDTQFVHVSAKSGEGIDELLEAILLVSEVLELKANPEGLASGIVIESRLDKGRGPIASVLVQQGTLRQGDIILCGLEYGRIRAMKDELGRSITDAGPSIPVEIQGLSGVPSAGDEATAVKDEKKAREVALYRQGKFRDVKLARQQKAKLENMFANMEEGEVSELNLVLKADVQGSLEAISESLAKLSTDEVKVKIIGNGVGGITETDVTLAAASNAIVVGFNVRADASARKVVDAENIDLRYYSVIYDVIDEVRQAMSGMLKPEYKQEIIGLAEVRDVFKSPKLGAIAGCMVTEGIIKRSAPIRVLRENVVIYEGELESLRRFKDDVNEVRNGVECGIGVKNYNDVKVGDQIEVFETVEIKRTL, from the coding sequence ATGGCAGAAGTCACAGTCAATAAACTTGCCAGTGAGATCAACACACCTGTTGACCGCTTGCTTCAGCAATTTGCTGATGCGGGCATGGTTAAATCAGAGAGTGATTCGGTAACTGAAGATGAGAAGCAGGCGCTGCTTTCTCATTTGCATAAGCAGCATGGCGGGGACGCTGGTGAGCCTAAGCGTATGACATTACGTCGTACGACTAAGTCAACCTTGAGCGTACCAAGCGGCGGTGCTGGCGGTAAAGCTAAGGCCGTTCAGGTTGAAGTGCGGAAGAAGCGCACGTATGTGAAGCGTAGTGCAGTTGAAGAACAAGCACGCCAGGAGGCTGAAGAGAAAGCCCGCCTGGAAGCTGAACAAGCGGCAGCGGCTGAAGCACAGCGTAAGGCAGAGGAAGAAGCCAAGCGTAAGGAAGAAGAGGCTGCACGCAAGGCTGAAGATGCCAAGCGCAAGGAAGAAGAAGCCAAGCGTAAGGCTGAAGATGCTAAGCGTCGCGCAGCTGAAGAAGCGAATAAGAGCCCTGAAGAGCGTGCAGCTGAAGAAGCCTCTCGTCAGGAAGAAGCTGCTTTGAAAGCTAAGCAGGACGAAGAGTTACGCCGTAAAGCCGAAGCAGAAGCGGACGCCAAAGCGGAAGAAGCCAAACGCCTTGCTGAAGAAAATTCAGAGCGCTGGAAGAAAGAAGAGGAAGCGCGTAAAGCAAAAGAGAAAGAAGATGTTCATCTTCACTCCAACCGCTATGCGCAGGAAGCCGAAGATAAGCAGGATGAGCAAGCAGAACAGCGCTCACGTCGTCGGAAAAAGAAAAAGGCGCAGCCGGCTGTTTCTCATAGAGGCCGTCGTGGCGGTCGCAATACACCTGCACCGACAGCCCTGCAACACGGCTTCACCAAGCCAGCGGCACCGGTAGAACGTGATGTTCGCATCGGTGAAGCGATTACCGTGGCTGAACTAGCCAATAAGATGGCTGTTAAAGGTGCTGAAGTCGTTAAGACTATGATGAAAATGGGCGCTATGGCGACTATTAATCAGGTTATCGACCAGGAAACTGCAGCCCTTGTCTGTGAAGAGATGGGTCACAAAGTTGTTCTAGTAAAAGAGAACGAACTGGAAGAGCAGGTAATGGCTGCAGCGACTTCTGACGCTGGTGAAGCGATTACGCGTGCGCCTGTTGTGACTATCATGGGTCACGTTGACCATGGTAAGACGTCGCTGTTGGATTACATCCGTAATGCCAAGGTTGCAGATGGTGAGGCTGGCGGTATTACCCAGCACATTGGTGCTTATCACGTCGAAACTGATAACGGTATGGTCACCTTCTTGGATACACCGGGCCACGCAGCGTTTACCTCTATGCGTGCTCGTGGTGCTAAGGCGACGGATATCGTTGTACTTGTTGTGGCTGCTGATGATGGCGTTATGCCGCAAACAAAAGAAGCTGTACAACACGCGCGTGCCGCAGATGTACCAATCGTTGTTGCGGTTAACAAGATTGATAAAGAAGAAGCGGATCCTGATCGTGTTAAGAACGAGCTAGCCCAGCTAGACGTTTTGCCTGAAGACTGGGGCGGCGATACACAGTTCGTTCATGTATCGGCGAAGTCTGGTGAAGGCATTGATGAACTGCTAGAAGCTATATTGCTGGTTTCCGAAGTTCTGGAGTTGAAAGCAAATCCGGAAGGTCTGGCAAGTGGTATCGTGATTGAATCACGCCTTGATAAAGGCCGTGGCCCTATCGCATCAGTATTGGTTCAGCAGGGTACGTTACGTCAAGGTGACATTATTCTGTGTGGTCTTGAGTATGGCCGTATCCGTGCGATGAAGGATGAGTTAGGTCGCAGCATTACCGATGCAGGTCCGTCGATCCCTGTTGAGATCCAGGGCTTGAGTGGTGTGCCATCAGCGGGCGATGAAGCCACGGCTGTTAAAGATGAGAAGAAAGCCCGTGAAGTGGCGCTTTATCGTCAAGGCAAGTTCCGTGATGTGAAACTAGCGCGTCAGCAGAAGGCTAAGCTTGAAAACATGTTCGCTAACATGGAAGAGGGTGAAGTTTCTGAACTTAATCTGGTGCTTAAGGCCGACGTTCAAGGTTCATTGGAAGCGATCAGCGAGTCACTAGCTAAGCTATCTACCGACGAAGTTAAAGTGAAGATTATTGGTAATGGCGTAGGTGGTATTACTGAGACTGACGTGACACTGGCTGCGGCTTCCAACGCTATTGTTGTTGGTTTTAACGTTCGTGCCGACGCTTCAGCCCGTAAAGTGGTTGATGCCGAGAACATTGACTTACGTTACTACAGCGTGATTTACGATGTGATTGATGAAGTACGCCAGGCGATGAGCGGTATGCTTAAGCCTGAGTACAAGCAGGAGATCATTGGTCTGGCTGAAGTTCGTGATGTGTTTAAGTCACCGAAGCTGGGTGCGATTGCTGGCTGTATGGTGACCGAAGGTATCATTAAGCGCAGCGCACCAATTCGAGTACTGCGTGAAAACGTGGTTATCTACGAAGGTGAGCTGGAATCACTGCGCCGCTTTAAAGACGATGTGAATGAAGTTCGTAACGGCGTAGAGTGTGGTATCGGCGTTAAAAACTATAATGACGTTAAAGTCGGTGACCAGATCGAAGTATTTGAAACGGTTGAGATTAAGCGTACGTTGTAA
- the secG gene encoding preprotein translocase subunit SecG, whose product MYEVLLVLYLLVALSLIGLVLLQRGKGADMGASFGAGASGTLFGASGSGNFLTRTTAVLATSFFILSLLLGNLTANAVKQEEDWNNLGGEAPVVAEELVAPAAPAAPEDAKDDIPN is encoded by the coding sequence ATGTACGAGGTTTTATTAGTTCTGTATCTGTTGGTAGCACTTTCGCTTATCGGCTTGGTGTTGCTCCAGCGTGGTAAAGGTGCAGACATGGGTGCTTCATTTGGTGCTGGTGCTTCCGGTACTTTGTTTGGTGCATCTGGTTCAGGTAATTTTCTTACTCGTACCACGGCTGTCCTTGCAACCTCATTTTTTATCCTTAGCTTGTTGCTCGGCAACCTAACTGCAAATGCAGTTAAGCAAGAGGAAGATTGGAATAACCTTGGTGGTGAAGCGCCTGTGGTTGCAGAAGAGCTTGTTGCTCCTGCAGCACCCGCTGCACCTGAAGATGCCAAGGACGATATTCCAAACTAA
- the rimP gene encoding ribosome maturation factor RimP, protein MAKLESKLTIMLEPAVEATGLELLGLELIRAGRSSVLRLYIDHEDGITVEHCAEVSRQVSAVLDVEDPIAGEYNLEVSSPGMARPLFKRAHYEAVVGQKVSLQTVLPVNGRRKFTGDLLAVEGDTLTLKVDGEEALIALNNVRKGNIVPIFD, encoded by the coding sequence TTGGCGAAGCTCGAATCAAAATTGACCATCATGCTAGAGCCAGCTGTCGAAGCGACAGGGCTGGAGTTGCTGGGTCTGGAGCTTATCCGTGCTGGGCGTAGCTCTGTGCTGCGTCTCTATATCGATCATGAAGACGGCATCACCGTTGAACATTGTGCGGAAGTTAGCCGCCAAGTGAGCGCTGTACTTGATGTCGAAGATCCTATTGCGGGCGAATATAACTTGGAGGTTTCTTCTCCGGGTATGGCTCGTCCTTTGTTCAAGCGCGCCCATTATGAAGCAGTGGTTGGACAAAAAGTGAGTTTACAGACCGTGTTGCCTGTTAATGGGCGGCGAAAATTTACCGGCGATTTGCTGGCGGTAGAGGGTGATACCCTGACGTTGAAAGTAGATGGCGAAGAGGCTCTGATTGCGTTGAATAACGTACGAAAGGGCAACATTGTCCCTATCTTTGATTGA
- the rlmE gene encoding 23S rRNA (uridine(2552)-2'-O)-methyltransferase RlmE, protein MSKKKRSASSSRWIKEHFDDKYVQEAQKRGLRSRAVFKLEELQQQDKLIRSGDTVVDLGAAPGGWSQLAAELVGESGRVIACDILPMDPIAGVAFLQGDFREENVLTALLDYVGDDKVDLVLSDMAPNMSGHGTVDQSRSIYLIELALDMCHQVLAANGRFVVKVFQGDGFDNFLQNVRSAFTSVKIRKPDSSRARSREVYIVASGYKL, encoded by the coding sequence ATGAGTAAAAAGAAGCGCTCAGCCAGCAGTAGCCGCTGGATCAAGGAGCATTTTGATGACAAATATGTCCAGGAGGCTCAGAAAAGGGGCCTGCGTAGTCGTGCTGTATTTAAGCTCGAAGAGCTACAGCAGCAAGATAAATTAATCCGTTCAGGGGACACCGTCGTAGATTTAGGTGCAGCACCTGGGGGCTGGTCACAATTGGCCGCCGAATTGGTGGGTGAATCAGGGCGAGTGATCGCCTGCGATATTTTACCCATGGACCCGATTGCTGGCGTGGCCTTTTTACAGGGTGATTTTCGTGAAGAGAACGTATTAACTGCGTTACTCGACTATGTGGGAGATGACAAAGTCGATCTTGTTTTGTCTGATATGGCGCCAAACATGAGTGGTCATGGCACCGTTGATCAGTCTCGGTCAATATATTTGATTGAGCTGGCTTTGGATATGTGTCATCAAGTGTTGGCCGCCAATGGCAGGTTTGTGGTGAAAGTTTTTCAAGGCGATGGCTTTGATAACTTTTTGCAAAATGTGCGGTCTGCATTTACAAGCGTTAAGATTAGAAAACCTGATTCCTCGCGGGCTCGCTCCCGGGAGGTTTACATCGTGGCTAGCGGTTACAAACTGTAG
- the yhbY gene encoding ribosome assembly RNA-binding protein YhbY → MQLTNKQKQFLKSMAHSLRPVVLLGANGLTEGVLAEIEIALAHHELIKVKLPGDDREMRNAVIDAIVRETNAVKVQLIGKTVILYRPSDDKKIELPKK, encoded by the coding sequence ATGCAACTAACAAACAAGCAAAAACAATTTTTAAAATCGATGGCCCATTCATTGCGCCCAGTCGTGCTCCTTGGGGCTAACGGATTAACAGAAGGTGTATTGGCCGAGATAGAAATAGCACTCGCCCACCATGAATTAATCAAAGTGAAGCTACCTGGCGATGATCGCGAAATGCGTAATGCTGTGATCGATGCCATTGTGCGCGAGACAAACGCAGTCAAAGTCCAGTTAATCGGTAAAACAGTGATTTTGTATCGTCCAAGCGATGATAAGAAAATCGAACTACCTAAAAAGTAG
- the nusA gene encoding transcription termination factor NusA has product MNKEILLVVDAVSNEKAVPREKIFEALEIALATATKKKYEGDIEVRVEIDRKTGQYDTYRRWLVVELEDSGLENPYAEITLAAAQVDEPEITPGEYVEEQIESVKFDRITTQTAKQVIVQKVREAERAQVVEQFQDQEGELVTGVVKKVNRDSVIIDLGSNAEAVLYREEMLPRETFRPGDRVRALLFSVRPEARGAQLFLSRSRPEMLIELFRIEVPEIGEEMIEIMAAARDPGSRAKISVKTNDRRIDPVGACVGMRGSRVQAVSGELGGERVDIVLWDDNAAQYVINAMAPADVASIIVDEDKHTMDVAVEADNLAMAIGRNGQNIRLASQLTEWELNVMTQEDMNAKHQAEAASVIKVFVDGLGIDEEFAALLADEGFSTLEEIAYVPAAELLEIEGLDDDLVEELRTRAKDALTTQALAEEESLEGAEPAEDLLNLEGMEQHMAYVLASKGVCTLEDLAEQGTDDLLDIDGLNAKSAGELIMAARNICWFGEDEAN; this is encoded by the coding sequence ATGAACAAAGAGATCTTGCTGGTCGTTGACGCAGTATCCAACGAAAAAGCAGTACCGCGGGAAAAGATCTTCGAGGCGCTAGAGATAGCACTGGCCACCGCAACAAAAAAGAAATATGAAGGTGATATAGAAGTACGTGTTGAGATCGACCGTAAGACGGGTCAATACGATACTTATCGCCGTTGGCTTGTAGTCGAACTTGAAGACAGCGGATTAGAAAATCCATACGCCGAGATCACGTTAGCTGCTGCGCAGGTGGATGAGCCGGAGATAACTCCTGGCGAATATGTTGAAGAGCAGATTGAGTCGGTTAAGTTTGACCGTATCACGACGCAAACTGCAAAGCAGGTTATCGTTCAGAAGGTACGTGAAGCAGAGCGTGCGCAGGTTGTTGAGCAATTTCAGGATCAGGAAGGTGAGTTAGTCACTGGAGTGGTCAAGAAAGTGAATCGCGATAGCGTGATTATTGATTTGGGTAGCAACGCAGAAGCTGTGTTGTATCGCGAAGAGATGTTGCCACGTGAGACGTTCCGTCCTGGCGATCGGGTAAGAGCCTTATTGTTCTCTGTTCGTCCTGAAGCCCGTGGTGCTCAGTTATTCTTAAGCCGCAGCCGCCCTGAAATGCTGATTGAACTGTTCCGCATTGAAGTGCCAGAGATCGGCGAGGAGATGATTGAAATCATGGCCGCCGCACGCGATCCTGGGTCACGAGCGAAGATATCGGTGAAAACCAATGACCGCCGCATCGATCCTGTGGGGGCGTGTGTTGGTATGCGTGGTAGTCGTGTCCAAGCGGTTTCTGGTGAGCTTGGCGGTGAGCGTGTTGATATTGTGCTGTGGGATGACAATGCCGCGCAGTACGTTATTAATGCCATGGCGCCTGCGGATGTTGCTTCCATCATAGTTGATGAAGACAAGCACACCATGGATGTCGCTGTGGAAGCTGATAATTTAGCCATGGCTATTGGTCGTAACGGTCAAAACATTCGTCTTGCCAGTCAATTGACTGAGTGGGAACTGAATGTGATGACGCAAGAAGATATGAATGCCAAGCATCAAGCGGAAGCTGCATCTGTTATTAAGGTGTTTGTTGATGGTTTGGGTATCGATGAAGAGTTTGCTGCCCTGTTGGCAGATGAAGGTTTCAGTACGCTGGAAGAGATTGCTTATGTTCCGGCCGCAGAGTTACTTGAAATCGAAGGGCTAGATGACGATCTGGTCGAAGAGCTGCGTACCCGTGCGAAAGATGCACTGACCACGCAAGCTCTGGCGGAAGAGGAAAGCCTCGAAGGGGCTGAGCCGGCAGAAGATCTGCTGAACCTCGAAGGTATGGAACAACACATGGCCTATGTACTCGCGAGCAAAGGCGTTTGTACCCTGGAAGATCTGGCTGAACAAGGCACTGATGATCTCCTCGATATAGATGGGTTAAATGCTAAGAGTGCTGGCGAGTTAATTATGGCCGCTAGAAATATCTGTTGGTTTGGTGAAGATGAAGCCAACTAA
- the glmM gene encoding phosphoglucosamine mutase, with amino-acid sequence MSERKYFGTDGVRGRVGEFPITPEFFLKLGWAAGRILAKEGSRTVLIGKDTRISNYMLESALEAGLAAAGLKAAFTGPMPTPAIAYLARTFRAEAGIVISASHNPFYDNGIKFFSADGTKLDDDLELAIEAELDKPLTCVDCEKLGKAIRIDDAAGRYIEFCKSNFPSGMSLVGMKIVVDCANGATYHIAPAVFSELGAEVIPIGISPDGVNINEKCGATAMDAISKAVVEHQADLGIAFDGDGDRVMMVDRDGVVVDGDELVYIIARDELRNGSLKGGVVGTLMSNLGMEVALRELGIPFVRAKVGDRYVMEALLEKGWSIGGEGSGHIINLAHTSTGDGIVAALRVLTAMQNSHLELKELRKGMKKYPQLLINVRYPQGADPLAAESVQKSVQDAEKALADKGRVLLRKSGTEPLIRVMVEGEDAALVKQCAQQIATQVEESVKA; translated from the coding sequence GTGAGCGAACGTAAATATTTTGGTACCGATGGCGTCCGAGGGCGAGTTGGAGAGTTTCCGATTACCCCTGAATTTTTCTTAAAATTGGGCTGGGCTGCAGGCCGTATTTTGGCGAAAGAGGGTAGCCGAACCGTCTTGATAGGTAAGGATACCCGTATCTCCAACTACATGTTGGAATCGGCTCTTGAGGCCGGATTGGCCGCTGCCGGGCTAAAGGCCGCGTTTACAGGTCCTATGCCAACCCCTGCGATTGCTTACCTAGCAAGAACATTCCGAGCCGAAGCGGGGATCGTGATCAGTGCATCCCATAACCCGTTTTATGATAACGGCATAAAGTTTTTCTCAGCAGATGGCACCAAGCTTGATGACGATCTTGAGTTAGCGATTGAAGCCGAACTGGATAAGCCGCTGACTTGCGTTGATTGTGAAAAATTAGGTAAAGCGATCCGTATTGATGATGCGGCAGGGCGCTATATCGAGTTTTGTAAAAGCAACTTCCCCTCAGGTATGTCTTTGGTTGGGATGAAGATTGTTGTCGATTGCGCGAATGGTGCTACTTACCATATTGCACCTGCTGTATTTTCCGAACTGGGCGCGGAAGTGATCCCAATTGGTATCTCTCCTGACGGTGTGAATATCAATGAGAAGTGTGGCGCCACGGCGATGGATGCGATCAGCAAGGCTGTGGTTGAACATCAGGCCGATCTGGGTATTGCATTTGATGGTGACGGTGACCGAGTGATGATGGTTGACCGGGATGGTGTTGTTGTCGACGGTGACGAGCTGGTTTATATCATTGCCAGAGATGAGCTGCGTAATGGTTCGCTGAAAGGTGGTGTGGTTGGCACCTTGATGAGTAACCTGGGGATGGAAGTTGCCTTACGCGAGCTCGGCATTCCTTTCGTACGCGCTAAAGTGGGTGACCGTTATGTGATGGAGGCGCTGCTTGAGAAGGGGTGGTCCATCGGCGGTGAAGGCTCTGGTCATATTATTAACTTAGCCCATACCAGCACGGGCGACGGTATTGTTGCCGCATTGCGTGTGTTAACGGCAATGCAAAACTCGCATCTTGAGCTGAAAGAGCTGCGCAAAGGGATGAAAAAATACCCGCAGTTACTCATCAATGTTCGCTATCCACAAGGTGCGGATCCGCTTGCTGCTGAAAGCGTTCAAAAGTCTGTGCAAGACGCTGAGAAGGCGTTAGCTGATAAAGGGCGTGTGTTACTTCGCAAGTCCGGCACGGAACCCTTGATCCGAGTGATGGTTGAAGGCGAAGATGCCGCGCTGGTTAAGCAATGTGCGCAGCAGATTGCTACTCAAGTAGAAGAGTCGGTTAAAGCCTGA
- the ftsH gene encoding ATP-dependent zinc metalloprotease FtsH, which yields MSDMAKNLILWLVIAVVLMSVVQGISTKDSAGKTIDYTQFIEQVNNGQVREVRIDGKTITGLTGGNESFETVLPMYDEALMNELLKAKVKVVGTPEEQQSFLAQIFISWFPMLLLIGVWIFFMRQMQGGGGKGAMSFGKSKARLMNEDQVKATFSDVAGCDEAKEEVGELVDYLREPSKFQKLGGKIPTGVLLIGPPGTGKTLLAKAIAGEAKVPFFTISGSDFVEMFVGVGASRVRDMFEQAKKAAPCIIFIDEIDAVGRQRGAGLGGGHDEREQTLNQMLVEMDGFEGHEGIIVIAATNRPDVLDPALLRPGRFDRQVTVGLPDIRGREQILKVHMRKVPLADDVKASVIARGTPGFSGADLANLVNEAALFAARGDKRLVAMEEFEKAKDKILMGTERKSMVMSEDEKTMTAYHEAGHAIVGRLVPEHDPVYKVSIIPRGRALGVTMYLPEQDRVSYSKQHLESMISSLFGGRLAEEIIFGAEKVTTGASNDIERATDLARKMVTQWGLSEKMGPLLYAEEEGEVFLGRSVAKAKHMSDETARAIDEEIKRVIDRNYTRSLQILNDNLDILHAMKDALMKYETIDAKQIDDLMARVDVREPADWVDSDSSDDSDTGSASASTDEASVPPSVTPDDAPAK from the coding sequence TTGAGCGATATGGCAAAAAATCTCATTCTTTGGCTAGTCATTGCAGTTGTTTTAATGTCTGTAGTGCAAGGTATTTCCACAAAAGATAGTGCTGGAAAGACCATCGATTACACCCAGTTCATTGAGCAGGTTAATAACGGCCAAGTTAGAGAAGTTAGGATCGATGGCAAGACAATTACTGGCCTGACCGGCGGTAACGAGTCGTTTGAGACTGTGCTTCCAATGTACGACGAAGCGCTCATGAATGAGCTGCTGAAAGCAAAGGTGAAAGTGGTTGGTACGCCAGAGGAGCAGCAAAGCTTCTTGGCGCAGATTTTCATCTCTTGGTTCCCCATGCTGCTGTTGATCGGTGTTTGGATCTTCTTCATGCGCCAAATGCAGGGCGGCGGTGGCAAAGGTGCCATGTCGTTTGGTAAGAGCAAAGCGCGGTTGATGAACGAAGACCAAGTCAAAGCGACTTTTTCTGATGTCGCGGGCTGCGACGAAGCGAAAGAAGAGGTCGGTGAATTAGTCGATTATCTTCGCGAACCTTCCAAGTTTCAGAAGCTCGGCGGCAAGATCCCGACAGGTGTGCTGTTGATTGGCCCTCCTGGTACAGGTAAGACGCTGTTAGCTAAAGCGATTGCCGGCGAAGCTAAAGTTCCTTTCTTCACCATTTCTGGCTCAGATTTCGTTGAGATGTTCGTTGGTGTTGGTGCATCCCGTGTTCGAGATATGTTCGAGCAAGCCAAGAAAGCGGCACCATGCATCATCTTTATCGATGAGATCGATGCGGTAGGTCGTCAGCGTGGCGCGGGTTTAGGCGGTGGTCATGATGAGCGTGAGCAGACATTGAACCAGATGTTGGTTGAGATGGATGGCTTTGAAGGGCATGAGGGCATTATTGTTATTGCTGCTACTAACCGTCCTGACGTTTTAGACCCTGCTTTACTGCGTCCTGGCCGTTTTGACCGCCAGGTAACCGTTGGTCTGCCGGACATCCGTGGTCGCGAGCAAATTCTTAAAGTACATATGCGCAAAGTGCCGCTTGCGGACGATGTGAAAGCTTCTGTCATCGCCCGTGGTACGCCAGGCTTCTCCGGTGCTGATCTAGCTAACTTGGTCAATGAAGCGGCTTTGTTCGCTGCTCGAGGTGACAAGCGCTTGGTCGCGATGGAAGAGTTCGAAAAGGCCAAGGATAAGATCCTGATGGGCACCGAACGTAAGTCCATGGTGATGAGTGAAGATGAGAAAACGATGACCGCTTATCATGAAGCGGGTCACGCGATTGTCGGTCGCTTAGTACCTGAGCATGATCCGGTTTACAAGGTCAGTATTATCCCTCGTGGTCGAGCGCTGGGTGTGACCATGTACCTGCCAGAGCAAGATCGTGTTAGTTACAGCAAGCAGCACTTAGAGAGTATGATCTCCAGCCTGTTTGGTGGACGTTTGGCGGAAGAGATAATTTTTGGTGCCGAGAAGGTGACAACCGGCGCATCAAATGACATCGAGCGAGCGACTGATTTAGCGCGCAAGATGGTGACCCAATGGGGCTTGTCTGAAAAGATGGGACCTTTGCTCTACGCCGAAGAAGAGGGCGAAGTGTTCTTGGGACGTAGTGTGGCGAAAGCTAAGCATATGTCTGATGAGACGGCACGTGCCATTGATGAAGAGATTAAGCGTGTTATCGATCGCAACTACACGCGTTCCCTGCAGATCCTTAATGATAATCTCGATATTTTGCACGCGATGAAAGATGCGTTGATGAAGTATGAGACTATCGATGCGAAGCAGATCGATGACCTGATGGCACGCGTTGACGTGCGTGAACCTGCGGATTGGGTTGATAGTGATAGCTCTGATGATTCTGATACAGGCAGTGCGTCAGCCAGTACCGATGAAGCGTCTGTGCCACCGTCTGTAACACCGGATGATGCGCCAGCGAAATAG